The window GTTCGAATCGCATGCAGCACATCTGCCTTTAACTGACCAGGCGCTTGGTGGCGATAAATGAGACATGTAAACAGCTCACCACTCACCTGAATCGGTACCGTATGAAAAAGGGGAGATGTCTGTAAATCAATCAACAGCTGATCCCCGATTGTCCGCTGAACAGCGATGACAAGACCTGCTTCATATTCGTGAAACATTTGTTGAAACTCCATGGAGGTATAAGACTGACCATTTATGACATGAGCTTCGAGCCACTTTGACTGCTGACCGGCCGCCACCGCCTGCCGCTGAGACGCCTCCTGCTGAATCTCTGCCGCAACCGTTCGAATGGCGGCGATGGTTTCATCTTTGTCAGCCGGTTTAACGAGATATTGCTTCACCCCTTCCTGCATCGCTTGCTTGGCATAATCGAACGTATCGTACGCTGTCAGCATAATGAATTTTGTATGAGGACTGCTCGCTTTGATCTGCTTGATCGCTGTCAATCCGTCCATTCCAGGCATCTGAATATCCATGAGCACAAGATGAACGGGCTCAGTTCGCACGAATTCAACCGCCTTCTTTCCATTTTCAGCTTCTCCTGATATATGACACTCTGGAAGCCAATCGGTCATGAATTTCCGCATCGCTAGTCGTTCTATTTTTTCATCATCCACAATCAGCACGTTCAGCATGCCGATCCCTCCTTCATCGGAATAGCCAATTGAATGGTGGTGCCTTCGTTTGGCTTTGAGTCAATTTGCAGGGCATCTTTTACCCCGTAAAACAAATGCAGCCTTGACATCACATTTCGAAGACCGATCCCTGTCGAGTGCCCTTTACTTAAGGTGTTTGGACTTTCCTCTTCTTTTTCTGATAGCAATCTCCTTATCTCTTGTTCATTGATCCCCATCCCATTGTCCCGAATCCGAATCATCACATAGCCGCCTTCTTGATAGATCGAGAGTTCGACAAGCCCGTCTTCCTCCTTTGGTTCAACGCCATGAATAAAGGCATTTTCGACAAGCGGCTGTAAGGTGAGACTTGGGATATGTACAGATAAACATGATTCATCTATGGTCGTTTTGCATGTAATACGATCGGCAAATCTTGTTTCTTGTATATGAAAATATTCTTTGACCACTTTTACTTCTTGCTCCAACGTAACAGATGCACTCAGAGCTGACAGCGAATACCGCATCAGCGTGGAAACGGATTGGATCAACCTCGATGTGGCATCCGCTGATTCTAAGTAAGCCATGCGTGAGACGATGTTTAATGTGTTAAATAAAAAATGTGGATTCATTTGGTTTTGCAGCGTTTTCAGCTTCATGTCTTTGATTTTTTGATCTAAGGCTGCCTTTTGTTTCATCTCTTCAATCATCATTTTCATCTCTTGACGCATTCGCTGAAAGGCCTCATTTAATACAGAAATTTCATCCTTTGAGGTGACATGCAAGTCCGCTCCATCAAAATTCCCTTCTGATACTTCCTTTACGCTTCGAGACAGATGGACGATCGGCCTTGATATCCCTCCAGCAATCATATACGCCATCCATAATGCGACCCCAATGGACAGCGTAAACAAACATAAGGTAAAGAGTGCATAGGTTTGGTGTCTTTTTTGCAGAGATTGATAGAGTACTTGATACTCAGACAATTCATCATCAAGCAGGGTCATCGTTTGCTCTTGTATGTAGGAGGAGACGGTTCTCACCTCCTTTACACTTGCTGCATATTCTTTGATTTTCCCTTCT is drawn from Bacillus pumilus and contains these coding sequences:
- a CDS encoding sensor histidine kinase; the protein is MRRIRSKLLLAFLILVLLGNVAAFFVYWSSSNITSEYSRSFRSFLLLNDISTEAKTMYEKVNAYAIEKDRQFAKEYLASKQKMKSYDQALRKDAGLHAAIPSIEKYQYMMRTLINESDATMTHVKEGKIKEYAASVKEVRTVSSYIQEQTMTLLDDELSEYQVLYQSLQKRHQTYALFTLCLFTLSIGVALWMAYMIAGGISRPIVHLSRSVKEVSEGNFDGADLHVTSKDEISVLNEAFQRMRQEMKMMIEEMKQKAALDQKIKDMKLKTLQNQMNPHFLFNTLNIVSRMAYLESADATSRLIQSVSTLMRYSLSALSASVTLEQEVKVVKEYFHIQETRFADRITCKTTIDESCLSVHIPSLTLQPLVENAFIHGVEPKEEDGLVELSIYQEGGYVMIRIRDNGMGINEQEIRRLLSEKEEESPNTLSKGHSTGIGLRNVMSRLHLFYGVKDALQIDSKPNEGTTIQLAIPMKEGSAC